Proteins encoded together in one Glandiceps talaboti chromosome 11, keGlaTala1.1, whole genome shotgun sequence window:
- the LOC144442725 gene encoding neo-calmodulin-like, whose amino-acid sequence MEDSRREANIGQVSEKAAFFFKESEILGFEEEFALCDRTGEGVVRVTDIMELLRLCGHNPTKIDVNVIYSKYKTEGRSFMTFREFVDLMMDRIRRVNADDEVETAFATFDTQKKGYVDAIEIRHSLETLKLIKIPQEEINEMMEDLDSNGDGKIQYSEFKSMMGFAEEYLGKSV is encoded by the exons GCCAACATAGGACAAGTAAGTGAGAAGGCTGCATTCTTTTTCAAAGAAAGTGAAATCTTAG GCTTCGAGGAAGAATTTGCATTATGTGACCGAACCGGTGAGGGCGTCGTGAGAGTGACTGATATCATGGAACTTCTACGATTATGTGGTCACAACCCAACGAAAATAGATGTCAATGTCATCTATAGTAAATACAAAACTGAAG GTCGTTCTTTCATGACCTTTCGAGAATTCGTAGATCTAATGATGGACAGAATAAGACGGGTAAACGCCGACGATGAAGTCGAGACAGCATTTGCTACATTCGATACGCAGAAGAAGGGGTATGTGGACGCTATTGAGATCCGACACAGCCTTGAAacattaaaattaataaaaataccaCAAGAGGAAATAAATGAGATGATGGAGGATTTAGATTCAAACGGAGatggtaaaatacaatactcTG AATTCAAGTCAATGATGGGATTTGCAGAGGAATATTTAGGGAAATCAGTTTAA
- the LOC144442724 gene encoding calmodulin-alpha-like produces MAPCSLQILERKHRNDPPYFSEANCRANHEQSTIGSFTDEQIADFRDAFLGYDRFGDGLVRVKELGKVLKACGENPSMEELHKMHNESWADGKKKIDFADFLKIMAERYTIDPQEDVREAFRAFDVKGSGFIDADELKHVLVNLHGVTIPDEEIEELIFDIDLNRDGKINYNGSYLY; encoded by the exons ATGGC GCCATGTAGTCTGCAGATCCTGGAGAGAAAACACAGAAAtgaccctccctacttcagtgaagccAACTGCAGAGCAaatcatgaacaa AGTACTATAGGTTCTTTTACTGATGAACAGATAGCGG ATTTCCGTGATGCATTCCTTGGCTACGACAGATTTGGTGACGGATTAGTCCGTGTCAAGGAACTGGGCAAAGTTCTGAAAGCATGTGGTGAAAACCCTTCAATGGAAGAACTGCATAAAATGCATAATGAATCCTGGGCTGATG GTAAAAAGAAAATAGATTTTGCCGACTTCCTTAAAATTATGGCAGAACGATATACAATTGATCCACAAGAGGACGTGCGTGAAGCATTCCGTGCCTTTGATGTTAAAGGTAGTGGTTTTATTGACGCCGATGAGTTGAAACATGTACTGGTTAATTTACACGGTGTGACAATACCGGATGAAGAAATAGAGGAACTTATCTTTGATATTGACTTGAACAGAGATGGCAAGATTAATTACAATGGTAGTTATTTATATTAG